GTTGATAAGCAACGCGTCGGCCAAGTGGCCGCGCAAATACGCGCATACAAACAACCTGAACCATACAAAGGCAAAGGCATCCGCTACGAGAACGAGCATGTTCGCCGCAAGGCTGGCAAAGCCGGTAGCAAGAAATAACAGAGGATAATATGGCATCGGTAGCAAGATTAAACCGCCAAAAAGCTAAGCGCATAGCACGTGTGCGGGCGAACCTGCGAAAGGGAAATCGCGCGGGCAAGCCGCGAATTTACTTTCACGTCTCAGGCCGGCATCTTTATGCGCAGGTTGTGGATGACAACGCAGGTAAGACCCTGTTGTCATGCTCTACGGTCGACAAGGCGCTTCAGACAACTGCAGTGAAATCGTTCACGAATAAAGAGTTTTCGGCAAAACTGGCGCATACTCTGGTAGGCAAAATGCAGGCAGCCAACCTTAAACTCGATGCGGGTTATATATTTGACCGCGGTGCAAAGCTGTATCACGGTCGCGTGAAGAGCTTTGCAGACGCATTAAGGGAAAAGGGCGTCAGCATCTGACGGTAAAATATGGAAGATAACAAACAATCAGGACGTAAACCCGGTGGCCGCAAGAAGAATGGCCCCAAAGAAGGCGTAAAAAAGAACCTTCTCGATATCGACGGCCAGACAATTGAACTGACAGAGCGTGTTGTCAACATGGCTCGTGTCGCTAAAGTTGTTAAAGGTGGCCGGCGCTTTTCATTCAATGCGCTGACAGTGGTCGGTGATGGCCAGACATATGTGGGCCTTGGTTTCGGCAAAGCGAAAGAGGTGCCAGAGGCAATTCGTAAATCGATCGAAGATGCGAAGAAGCGCGTCACGAAAATTCGTAAGAAAGGCAATACGATTCCCCATGAAGTTATCGGCCGTTTCAAGTCTGCGCGGGTGATGCTGAAGCCCGGCGCTCCCGGTACAGGTATTATCGCAGGTGACTCGGTGCGCGCCGTGATCGAACTCGCGGGCATTCAGGATATTCTGACCAAGGCGCTTGGCTCATCGAACCCATTGAATATCGTGAAGGCGACACTCAACGGACTGCAGCAGTTGCGCTCGATTGACGACGTTAAAGCACGTCGCGGGATTCCACTGCCGGTTCTTTTTGGCAATTATTCGAAGGTTCGGCGCGATGAGAAGCGCAAGGCTCTGGCGGCGGCTGCCACGGCGACCGCACCTGCGCCCACGGTTGCTCCCTGAGGTAAATGGCAATGAAAAAAGTCAGAATAACACAAACGAGCAGCGCGATTCGCAAATCAGACAAGCAGAAGGCCACACT
The sequence above is a segment of the Turneriella parva DSM 21527 genome. Coding sequences within it:
- the rplR gene encoding 50S ribosomal protein L18, giving the protein MASVARLNRQKAKRIARVRANLRKGNRAGKPRIYFHVSGRHLYAQVVDDNAGKTLLSCSTVDKALQTTAVKSFTNKEFSAKLAHTLVGKMQAANLKLDAGYIFDRGAKLYHGRVKSFADALREKGVSI